In one window of Candidatus Sulfuricurvum sp. RIFRC-1 DNA:
- the amrS gene encoding AmmeMemoRadiSam system radical SAM enzyme: MSSLAWLSHKLDDGRIACEACNQHCKLSEGEYGICGIRKVENGELYLLTYGLAAAVNIDPIEKKPMFHFLPGTSVFSFGTVGCNFSCKFCQNADISQYPKEHRHEIFGRPLSPKAAVDFALEHECQSIAYTYNEPVVFFEYTYDTAKLAHEAGLKNIYVTSGYETHKAIDTIAPFLDGMNIDIKGYTQSFYKDICGGSLKPVLDTVEYAHKKGIWIETTTLLIPGLNDSDEEIRSIAEFQASLDPSMPWHISGFHPMYKMMDTPRTPSSTLRRAYEIGKEAGLKYVYVGNIDDEARESTYCPSCQRVVIDRHGHIGQYVTNHLLKGNQCPYCATAIEGVWH; encoded by the coding sequence ATGTCATCCTTAGCTTGGCTCTCACACAAACTCGACGATGGACGAATCGCATGCGAAGCGTGCAATCAGCATTGCAAACTTTCCGAAGGTGAGTACGGTATCTGCGGTATCCGCAAAGTTGAAAACGGTGAACTCTACCTCCTCACGTATGGCCTTGCGGCCGCCGTCAATATTGATCCGATCGAAAAAAAACCGATGTTTCATTTTTTACCGGGGACAAGCGTCTTTTCGTTCGGAACGGTGGGGTGCAATTTTTCGTGCAAATTTTGTCAGAATGCCGATATTTCCCAATATCCGAAAGAGCATCGTCACGAAATTTTCGGACGTCCCCTTTCCCCTAAAGCAGCTGTCGATTTTGCATTGGAACACGAGTGCCAAAGCATCGCCTACACCTATAACGAGCCGGTTGTTTTTTTCGAATATACCTACGATACCGCAAAACTTGCTCACGAAGCGGGATTGAAAAATATCTATGTGACCAGCGGGTATGAGACTCACAAAGCAATCGATACGATAGCCCCTTTTTTGGACGGGATGAATATCGATATAAAAGGGTACACGCAATCGTTTTACAAAGATATCTGCGGCGGTTCGCTCAAACCTGTTTTGGATACGGTTGAATATGCCCATAAAAAAGGGATATGGATCGAAACGACGACCCTTCTGATCCCGGGGCTGAATGACTCGGATGAAGAGATACGTTCCATTGCCGAGTTTCAGGCTTCTCTTGATCCCTCTATGCCGTGGCATATCAGCGGATTTCATCCGATGTACAAGATGATGGATACACCCCGTACCCCTTCCTCAACCCTTCGCCGTGCTTACGAGATCGGTAAAGAAGCGGGATTAAAATACGTTTATGTCGGTAATATCGATGATGAGGCACGTGAATCGACCTATTGTCCTTCTTGTCAAAGAGTGGTAATTGACCGTCACGGACATATCGGTCAGTACGTTACCAACCATTTGCTCAAAGGGAATCAGTGTCCCTATTGTGCTACGGCTATTGAAGGGGTTTGGCATTAA
- a CDS encoding cation-transporting P-type ATPase, translated as MNAMTLHELFLTFDSSEEGLSDEEVKRRHLQHGFNLLAKIPTPPWYSKLTAQFTHFFALLLWVAACISFAIAWIDPASNMLPIGWAIVIVIVLNGAFGFYQEYRTEKSLEALRNMLPLKVSVRRSGIEGEVLASSLVPGDIVLLSEGDKVPADMYLIQSSDIWVNESTLTGESELVSADAVGSDHIKNVLYSGTYVVKGEAQGLVFATGKESRYGAIAVLTQSVDSGTSHLQKEIAHISKVIALTSTAIAGSLILLSGFGDNELWKTFLFSLGVLVALIPEGLLPTVTLALAFGAQRMASKGFLVNGLSVIENLGAVTVIATDKTGTITQNKMEVAAWEEDEKQPPSPELLNAALLCNRADASSGDPVEQALFIFALSYTDVAHRRSEYPMVSEYPFDYHLKRMSTVHSLNGGFSIFSKGAPEVILRLCDEVMTAEGKKPISESEYQKLMDKHDALAALGYRVIGFASRECSTLPTSRQEAENGLSFIGFIAMVDPLRDDILESVRLCHKAGIRVVMITGDHPLTAGAIGMSAGIITASTEVTSGEQLDTLPPAAIKRLLHKNHVFARVSPEQKLSLVTLLKEMGETVAVTGDGVNDAPALKRADVGIAMGSGTDVAKQSADAILMDDHFATIVKGIEEGRAVYENIRRFITYMLASNLPEAVPYVLFFAFGLPLALPVPLVLAIDLGTDIIPGMALGAELPNKGLMNQRPRSRKDHILTFGVYLRAFGFLGLLSAVMSMGLFWFYLSAHGWSGEPLSWSDPLYLQAVTLTFAAIVFAQIGNGLSCRSQRDSLFTIGFWSNRYYWGGVAAEIGILVLFIFVTPLSSVFGTHPFDPIYWWAVGAVTIIILAAEEARKGVIRFFRR; from the coding sequence ATGAATGCAATGACACTCCACGAGCTGTTTTTAACATTCGATTCCTCTGAAGAGGGGTTAAGCGATGAGGAAGTTAAACGACGACATCTTCAACACGGTTTTAATCTCCTCGCTAAAATTCCCACTCCACCTTGGTACTCTAAATTAACCGCTCAATTTACCCACTTTTTTGCCCTTTTGCTGTGGGTTGCCGCGTGTATCAGTTTCGCGATTGCGTGGATCGACCCTGCATCCAATATGCTTCCTATCGGATGGGCTATCGTTATTGTGATTGTTTTGAACGGAGCATTCGGCTTTTATCAGGAATATCGCACCGAAAAAAGCCTCGAAGCATTGCGCAATATGCTTCCTCTAAAAGTGAGCGTCCGCCGGAGTGGGATTGAGGGCGAGGTATTGGCAAGCTCCCTCGTCCCCGGTGATATTGTCCTTCTTAGTGAGGGGGATAAAGTTCCTGCCGATATGTATCTGATTCAATCATCGGATATTTGGGTGAATGAGAGTACCCTCACCGGAGAGAGCGAACTCGTCTCCGCAGACGCTGTCGGGAGCGATCATATCAAAAATGTCCTCTATTCGGGAACCTATGTCGTAAAAGGGGAGGCACAAGGGCTGGTTTTTGCCACAGGCAAGGAGAGTCGCTACGGGGCGATTGCGGTGTTAACCCAAAGTGTCGATTCGGGGACCAGCCATCTGCAAAAAGAGATAGCTCATATCTCTAAAGTCATTGCATTAACCTCAACGGCGATTGCTGGAAGTTTGATCCTCCTTTCAGGGTTCGGAGATAACGAGTTATGGAAAACATTTTTATTTTCGCTCGGTGTTTTGGTTGCGCTGATTCCTGAGGGGTTGCTGCCGACAGTGACGCTGGCATTGGCATTCGGCGCACAGCGGATGGCATCCAAGGGGTTTTTAGTAAACGGCCTTTCGGTTATCGAAAATCTGGGAGCCGTAACGGTGATAGCCACCGATAAAACGGGGACGATTACCCAAAACAAGATGGAAGTGGCGGCATGGGAAGAGGATGAAAAACAGCCCCCCTCGCCGGAGCTTCTGAATGCCGCTCTTTTGTGCAACCGCGCCGATGCTTCTAGCGGCGATCCCGTAGAGCAGGCTCTTTTCATCTTTGCCCTCAGCTATACCGATGTTGCACACCGACGCAGTGAATACCCGATGGTGAGTGAGTATCCGTTTGATTATCATCTGAAGCGGATGTCTACCGTACACTCTTTGAACGGAGGATTTTCGATTTTTTCCAAAGGGGCACCTGAAGTTATTCTGCGGTTGTGCGATGAGGTGATGACCGCAGAGGGGAAAAAGCCGATTTCAGAGAGCGAATACCAAAAACTGATGGATAAACATGACGCATTGGCGGCATTGGGTTATCGGGTTATCGGTTTTGCGTCGCGTGAGTGCAGCACGCTCCCGACATCACGGCAAGAGGCTGAAAACGGGTTGAGCTTTATCGGTTTTATCGCCATGGTCGATCCGTTGCGTGATGATATTCTTGAATCGGTCAGGTTGTGTCATAAAGCCGGAATACGGGTGGTGATGATTACGGGGGATCACCCTCTGACCGCCGGTGCAATCGGGATGAGTGCGGGAATCATTACGGCGAGTACGGAGGTAACGAGCGGAGAACAGCTCGATACGCTTCCCCCTGCGGCAATCAAGCGGCTGTTGCATAAAAACCATGTATTTGCCCGTGTATCACCCGAACAGAAGCTTTCCCTTGTCACCCTTCTTAAAGAGATGGGAGAGACGGTAGCGGTAACGGGTGATGGTGTCAACGATGCACCTGCACTGAAGAGGGCGGATGTCGGTATTGCCATGGGATCAGGTACCGATGTGGCAAAACAGTCCGCTGATGCGATACTGATGGATGATCATTTCGCAACGATTGTCAAAGGGATAGAAGAGGGGAGAGCCGTTTATGAAAACATACGCCGCTTTATCACCTATATGCTTGCCAGTAATTTACCCGAAGCGGTACCGTATGTCCTCTTTTTTGCATTCGGGCTCCCTTTGGCACTTCCCGTTCCGCTGGTATTAGCGATCGATTTGGGAACGGACATTATTCCGGGGATGGCGCTGGGGGCTGAATTGCCCAATAAGGGGTTGATGAATCAACGCCCCCGAAGCCGTAAAGATCACATATTGACATTCGGTGTTTATTTGAGAGCCTTCGGCTTTTTAGGATTGTTGAGTGCGGTAATGTCCATGGGACTTTTTTGGTTCTACCTTAGCGCACACGGCTGGAGTGGAGAACCTTTGTCGTGGAGCGATCCGTTGTATCTTCAAGCGGTCACTTTGACCTTTGCCGCTATTGTTTTTGCCCAGATCGGTAACGGCCTCTCATGCCGCAGTCAAAGAGATTCGTTATTCACCATCGGTTTTTGGAGCAACCGTTATTACTGGGGCGGGGTGGCTGCCGAGATCGGGATATTGGTGCTTTTTATTTTTGTGACTCCGCTCAGTAGTGTTTTCGGTACACATCCGTTCGATCCGATCTATTGGTGGGCGGTTGGTGCGGTAACAATTATTATATTGGCGGCAGAAGAGGCTCGTAAAGGAGTTATCCGTTTTTTCAGACGATAA
- a CDS encoding Tex family protein: MNPLIDLLSQKTGLTAKTVTNILKLLEEGSTIPFIARYRKEMTGGATDEQLREFESIYGYSKKLLERKEEVSRLIAERSELNNDLRTRLNNAATLQEVEDIYRPFKEKKNTRAGAAIAAGLEPLADLLERAQLELGELSKRAESFVKGSVTTREDAIKGAQDILAERYSDDPRERDHWRRQILDYSSFEIKAAKGMSEEGLFAKLAGKSEKIASIPSHRYLAIMRGVSEKELNVKITLDMDRVENTIKNYRIPRSAKSSQSLLLASYLDGFKRLLFPSLEREVHAMIKEKSDIQAINTFGKNLSQLLGSPPVTKRAILGADPAYRTGCKLAVVDENGTYLDHAVIYPTPPQSDYEKSAKVVKQLCKRYGINAVAIGNGTASRETQEFFARLNRDEGLNLSYTVVSEAGASVYSASKIAQEEYPQLDVTIRGAISIAQRLRDPMAALVKIDPKSLGVGQYQHDVDQKLLEKKLGSVTEDLVNRIGVDPNSASVSLLSYVAGVGAKVARAIVEHREKSGAFKAKQELLKVKGLGAKAYEQCAGFFRIREGKSVLDNTGVHPESYEAANTLLKHYDLSSITKDQIPRIAQELGVGEATLTDIIAELRKPGFDPRESLPPIMFRSDLTDIKELREGSIVSGVVRNIADFGAFVDIGLKNDGLIHISQMSEKRISHPLEVLSVNQQLSAIRVVEVDIAKGKVGLSLKESH; encoded by the coding sequence ATGAACCCTTTGATTGATCTGCTCTCCCAAAAAACGGGACTCACTGCCAAAACCGTTACCAATATCCTGAAACTCCTCGAAGAGGGCTCTACGATCCCCTTTATCGCCCGCTACCGCAAAGAGATGACAGGGGGTGCTACCGATGAGCAGTTACGGGAGTTTGAGAGCATTTACGGCTATTCGAAAAAACTGCTGGAGCGAAAAGAGGAGGTTTCCCGTCTCATCGCGGAGCGCTCGGAGTTGAATAACGATCTGCGTACACGGTTGAACAACGCTGCAACGCTCCAAGAGGTCGAAGACATCTACCGTCCTTTTAAAGAGAAGAAAAACACACGTGCCGGTGCCGCTATTGCGGCGGGATTGGAGCCGTTGGCCGATCTGCTGGAACGTGCGCAGTTAGAGTTGGGAGAATTGTCGAAACGTGCGGAGAGTTTTGTCAAAGGCTCTGTTACAACGCGTGAGGATGCGATCAAAGGTGCGCAGGACATACTCGCGGAGCGCTACAGTGACGACCCAAGAGAGCGCGACCACTGGCGACGTCAGATACTGGATTACTCCTCCTTTGAGATAAAAGCCGCCAAAGGGATGAGTGAGGAGGGGCTGTTTGCAAAGCTCGCCGGAAAGAGCGAAAAGATAGCTTCCATCCCCTCCCATCGTTATCTCGCGATTATGCGCGGTGTGAGCGAAAAAGAGCTGAACGTCAAGATCACCCTCGATATGGATCGGGTGGAGAATACGATTAAAAATTATCGTATTCCACGCAGTGCAAAAAGCTCCCAAAGTTTGCTATTAGCGAGCTACCTCGATGGCTTCAAACGGTTGTTATTTCCCTCATTGGAGCGGGAAGTGCACGCGATGATCAAAGAGAAATCGGATATCCAAGCGATCAATACGTTCGGCAAAAATCTTTCACAGCTTTTGGGTTCCCCTCCCGTCACGAAGCGTGCCATTTTGGGAGCCGATCCCGCCTACCGAACAGGGTGCAAACTCGCCGTGGTGGATGAAAATGGTACCTATTTGGATCATGCCGTGATCTATCCCACCCCTCCGCAAAGCGATTATGAGAAGAGTGCAAAAGTGGTGAAGCAGTTGTGTAAGCGTTACGGGATTAATGCCGTCGCCATCGGTAACGGAACGGCGTCGCGGGAAACGCAGGAGTTTTTCGCGAGGCTAAACCGCGATGAGGGACTCAACCTCTCTTATACCGTCGTCTCCGAAGCGGGGGCATCGGTCTACTCCGCCTCCAAAATCGCCCAAGAGGAGTATCCGCAGCTCGATGTCACGATACGCGGAGCGATCTCGATTGCTCAGCGACTTCGCGATCCGATGGCGGCATTGGTGAAGATCGATCCCAAATCGCTAGGGGTGGGGCAATATCAGCACGACGTCGATCAAAAGCTACTTGAGAAGAAGCTCGGCAGTGTCACCGAAGATTTGGTCAACCGTATCGGGGTTGATCCCAACAGTGCTTCGGTATCGCTTCTCTCCTATGTCGCGGGAGTGGGGGCAAAAGTTGCCCGTGCCATCGTAGAACACCGCGAAAAGAGCGGGGCGTTCAAAGCCAAGCAAGAGCTTCTCAAAGTTAAAGGGCTGGGGGCAAAAGCGTACGAGCAGTGTGCGGGGTTCTTTCGGATACGAGAGGGAAAAAGCGTGCTGGACAACACGGGCGTTCACCCTGAGAGCTACGAGGCAGCGAATACCCTTTTAAAACACTATGATCTCTCTTCGATCACCAAAGATCAAATTCCTCGAATTGCGCAAGAGTTGGGAGTGGGGGAAGCGACCCTCACCGATATCATTGCAGAACTTCGAAAACCGGGGTTTGATCCCCGTGAGAGCTTGCCGCCGATTATGTTTCGCTCCGATCTCACCGACATCAAAGAGCTTCGAGAGGGGTCTATCGTCTCGGGCGTCGTGCGCAACATTGCCGATTTTGGCGCGTTTGTTGATATCGGATTGAAAAACGACGGATTGATCCATATCTCCCAGATGTCGGAAAAGCGAATATCCCATCCGCTCGAAGTGCTCAGTGTCAATCAACAGCTCTCTGCTATCCGTGTTGTCGAGGTGGATATTGCCAAAGGGAAAGTGGGACTCAGTTTAAAAGAATCTCACTAG
- a CDS encoding DUF2603 domain-containing protein → MPYPDHLNNHLSQVAEKMGMNLSEMTIVKMSPGTDERHKDLELLQGNWHDDRPWAIIDEEDHLYTLNSVDSLAKIIRLLSTTQSEVFQHKLEKAIWQRLPIDFEDVWEVAMDRIRTMARSQSENTVVNIDLDWLVREIQQKYPNLFYHIDQILEGKK, encoded by the coding sequence ATGCCATACCCTGATCATTTGAATAATCATTTAAGTCAAGTTGCTGAAAAAATGGGAATGAACCTCTCTGAGATGACCATCGTAAAAATGTCTCCCGGTACGGATGAGAGGCACAAGGATCTTGAACTCCTACAGGGGAACTGGCATGATGATCGTCCTTGGGCTATCATAGATGAAGAAGATCACCTCTATACTCTGAACTCTGTCGACTCCTTGGCCAAGATCATACGTCTTTTGAGCACTACCCAAAGTGAAGTTTTTCAACATAAACTTGAAAAAGCGATTTGGCAGCGTTTACCGATAGATTTCGAAGATGTTTGGGAAGTAGCGATGGATCGGATACGGACAATGGCTCGAAGTCAGTCTGAGAATACCGTTGTCAATATCGATCTTGATTGGCTAGTTCGTGAGATCCAACAAAAATACCCGAATCTTTTTTATCATATAGACCAGATACTGGAAGGAAAAAAATAA
- the pcm gene encoding protein-L-isoaspartate O-methyltransferase, translated as MNTNEQLIHHLIDSGVLHSQSLIHAFKVCDRILFIPQELHPYAYSDRPLPIGVAQTISQPYTVAVMLELLHPMLGNRVLNIGSGSGWTTALLATAVGKSGFVEGVEIIPSLVEYGNANLRKIPIDNASITLADPSALGREGNLYDRILVSASAPEMPTKLFDQLKEGGILVIPIQNSIWHITKHEDGTLDAYELPGFQFVPLIV; from the coding sequence ATGAACACCAACGAACAGCTCATTCACCATTTGATCGATTCAGGGGTTTTGCATTCACAATCTCTCATTCACGCCTTTAAAGTATGTGACCGTATCCTTTTTATCCCTCAAGAGCTTCATCCCTATGCCTACAGCGACCGTCCTTTGCCTATCGGAGTGGCACAAACCATATCGCAGCCCTACACCGTTGCCGTTATGCTGGAGCTTTTACATCCTATGCTCGGCAACAGAGTATTAAATATCGGTTCGGGATCAGGCTGGACAACGGCTCTGCTGGCAACGGCAGTCGGAAAATCTGGATTTGTGGAAGGGGTTGAGATTATCCCCTCTTTGGTTGAATACGGAAATGCCAACTTACGCAAAATACCTATAGACAATGCATCGATCACTCTCGCTGATCCTTCAGCTTTGGGACGAGAGGGCAATCTCTATGACCGTATCCTCGTTTCGGCAAGTGCGCCCGAAATGCCGACAAAACTCTTCGATCAACTCAAAGAAGGGGGAATACTCGTCATTCCTATCCAAAACAGTATTTGGCATATCACCAAACACGAAGACGGAACGCTCGATGCCTATGAGCTTCCCGGTTTTCAATTTGTCCCCCTTATCGTCTGA